CAAGATTGCATTACTTTCACCATAAGGACTGCATCATTAACACTGCAAACTCATTAATATGCATTATAAACAAGAATTCATAGTTTAACTCATAATAGGTACCCGCATTTCATGGTCAACCAACTTGGCATTTTGTGCAGGCTCCTTAAGCTTTGCACTCTCTTTTGACTGACCTCGCAAAATTTAACATCAGAACTTTCTGTCCTTCAAGTTCAGTCAACTTCTCTTCTTAGTTTCAActgcatattctttttgtttgtcTTAATTGCTTTTATGACCACAAACCTTCACTGTCTTAAAAATCACTTGTCCAGCTTATCtcttttttacctccttcatttcAATGGTTTGCTTCTAATTACAACCACGGTCATAAAAGGTCACACAATGACAAAATAGTAGCAAAAAGAAGAAATGCTTTGTGTATACTTTCCAAACTTCTAGATTTTCTTCAACAAGAGCACTCAATCAAGCTCATCACCTTCAACTCAAGTTTCTCCTGCTGACATTATTCATTGGTAACAATAAGAGTTATTAACAAGCAACACCATATGATGATCTTGCTAAACAAGAAAGGTGTTCTCTCTTCGCACCAACACCCCCTTCACTCTAATACCAGATGCAACATTATATATATGATCACTTTCTATAATGACTGAATACAGGATCCGGAAGATAGGGAGTCACAGTAAATACACCAGAGAAAAGCAAGAGATGAGACTAATAGACTTTGACAAAGCTTCCTGCATTCATATGGACAGTTGAAGTGAATCCAGTATAGAATAACTTAAAACAACAACCATTTCCATGTTACCGTTGAAACAAATAAGCTTTCCAATCCTCATCTTCATCCTTTATGATATATCTTcttaatgaaattttttatcattttatttggaAAATAAAATCTATTGACTTGCAATTTTTTGTTCCCTATTCTTTTTGATGCCAAGGAGAATGCTTGGAGATCAAAATGAAGAACAGTAACTGGCTGGTCTCTCTTTTACCCTTTGTACATGTGCAACACTATTAATTAGAGCTAGACACAGATACAGAGAGATACATATATCAGTAACACCAGAGTCAGCAAAACAATGAAATATCTAACAAATATCAAGCAACGTGGAATGAAAACTTTTCCATCTCATAGAAACAAAGACAAGCACAAAAGGACAGCACACACATGCACACAAATATATCCCAGGTGCATGGTCTTTCATTTAAAAAAACAGAAAGAATGCAAGATGCTGATAGGCACATATGTTTAGAGAAGAATATCATTATCATATACTCACCACATAAACTTCTCTCTTGAACTCTGTTGCCAAGCTCTCAATTGCAATGTCATCCCCAAAAGCTGCAGCATGGCCATCCCAGTTCTCATCTACACTTAACAAGCCCTCTTCCGTGTACTGCATAGTGATTATGTCATGTTCATCTTCTTGAGAGCCAGAGATGGACATATACTTTACCCAACTAGGACCATCATTCACAGATATGCATCTCTCCTTATAAATAGATTCTGCTGCAACCTCCCTGCAACCAAAGTCGGACATAATAAACATAGAAAAACCTGATCACCTGAACATGCGGTTGATAATTACATTGCAACATaactacttgaaaatttaaagaaagaTTCAACCAAAGCTTTCTTTTAGGCCACTGTATCATAGACGAATGCATTAATGGGGAGAAAACACGAGACATGAAACAATCAAGAACCACAATTCTATAAAATGGCACAACTATAGAATGGAAATTAAAGGGCATGGTATGTTACAAGTTATAATTGTTTTCTAATTTTTAGTAACTACTTTGATCTCAATTATTCATATGAAGGTAACAATGCAAATCTATTACCCTGCTGATTCGCCCATTCTTTGAGTGTGGATTATCATACCATGGCTCTGTTCATATTTTACAATTCTGAGATGTCTATACCTTCGTACCCGAACAAATTCACTTCAGATCATGCAAAGAGAATCAAGGGAAAGGTAATATGCGAAATAAGGAAGTGTGTGGACACGCATGTCCGTGTCTTAAGAAAGTCAATAGTCCAAAACTGCAGTACATGCATTCAACTGAACCATTCTTTAGCCCTTGTTTTAGATTGATTATACCAGCAACTAAATGCTTAACAACCATGTTGTGAAGTTCCCATATTTTGTCGTAATCATGTCCATCATATAGCATGGAACCACAATGCAGTTATTCACGCATCGAAGTCATGGACCAAATCTATTATGATTTAATGGGTAAAAAATTAGAATTTCTTTGAATAAAATATCGCTATATGTTATAGACTTATACTAAAAAGACAAAGATGTCATAGATACTAAGTCTTTCaagaatataattatatataaattcaagAATTATTATCGTAACTTTCACACATTAATTAATTAATAGTAACCAATTTTGTAAATCCAGGCCGGatgggaaaaaagaagaaagaggaaataaaagaaaaagaaagaaaaagaaaaaggaaagaaagaaaagaaggaagggtaaagaaaaggaaaaaataaaggaaaaggaaagaaatgaaagaagaagaaaaagaaagaaatgaaccagagaaggaaaaaaaaaaaagaaagaaagaaagaagaagaaacaaacaaaggaagggaggAGATAGAGAAAGGAATGAATGAAGAAAGGAAAGTAAGTAGAAAAAGAAACAAACAAGGGAAGAAAGAAATAAAGGGGAGAGAGATGGAGGGTCCTATAGAAAAATAAGGACACCCACATCccatgagatttaaaaccttACAGCAAATATAGCCATTGCATACTATAATTATGGTGGGCATGATATATATTTAATGAttaatatttgtataatgttttaTATACTACTAATGCAAAAGAGGTTGCAGAATTGTTAGCGGTCATCATAACCGAATTACCCAACTCATACAAAATTACTATTATCAACCAACCCTTAGAAAATTACATTTGACCTGTGGTTTGTATTTGAATATCTTGACCAAATTTAAGGCATCATCttctataaattatttttttcactaaaaaGGGAGAGCATTTATTAAAAAGTAGAGTGCCTCTATCAAATTCAAACAAATTCTCCCTACCACTTCATTTAATTTATTCTCCAACTCTAATGCCAAAACATTAGCTTCAACTAATACCAACCTACAaactcgttgatttgacttacaAAAGGAACCACTAATTATCCTTCATGGTTACACGCTGAGCACAAGCTACAGACAGGCTAGATAATTCATATATGCTTTGCCATGAAAACGGCTTCAGCATTACATGCCTACATGTTTGTATAGGAGAAAACCACCCACACTCCACATGACACGCACCAAATCTCCTTCTTATGTGGGCCCTGCATTCTTTTGTTACAGGAGCCacttcaatgattttttttttccctaagaACTAGGATAAGTGGGAGCCTTGCTGAAAATCAGATGGAGAACGGGATTGAACCAATGACTCATTTGTTACCTAACCCAACCAATTGGCCCCCCAATGAAAGAAGCATTGCTAGTCACTGTAAAGTACATACAGGGAGCATGCcactataattttaaatattaatttcttgtgactcccccctctctctcggtATAAGTGTAAACCACAATCCTGAAATATATTAAAAGTAAGatacataaaaattaataaaaatcttTTTATACAAATGTAGACTTCCTGAAGTAACGAAAAGTTATAACTTCGGCGCGCCCCTTCTGTTAAAGTTGTTCATATTTACTATTAATTCCATTTTTTTAGCTAAATATCGCATGTCAAATTAGTAGCAAATCAGTTTTAAAGAAGTGCCCAAGTCCTACACGTTCATGTTGTCCACATCAGAGATTAGAGAGCTTTTtaagttttaaaagaaaaaaatataactatAAAAGAACCATAGCATCATCGGAACCCATAAACATATCGAGGAGtttaaaaaaacaaagaaagaaataaaaaaaaaaagaaataaaagcaaACAACTACAGTTAGATCTACAGGCAACGAAAAATAACGTGAAATGATATCAGAAAtgaaatttatattaaaaattactaaagaaaaaagagagagaataacGTCTCAAGATCAAGATTGCTACCTCCGGAGCCCCAGATCTACGAGCTCTTGGATGGCGGCGTCCATTCCCTCCCGATCCACCTTCCTCGCGAGGAGCTTCACCTCCTGGACCACGTGGATCCCCCAACCGGACTTCAGATCCGGCGAGTAGAGGTGCCGGATCGCCGCATCTACCGCCTCCCTCGCCTCCCCTTCCGCCGATCTGTGGTCCTCTTGGAACCGCTGCACCGTCCGCTGCCTCAGCTCCCGCGGTCCCATCCCCTTCGCCGCCGCCCCCATCGCCCTCCTTGCGGCGGTAAATAGGCAGTTCCCGTCCGATTCAACCTCTCCGCCGTGCTCCAGCCGGAAAACCGTCCCAGGCGTCGACGCGTCCTGGGGATTCCGCCAGAACACCCCCCGCGCGTGGATCTTCTCCAGGTGCCGCCGCTGCTGCTCCTCCAGCCCGGGCACGGTCCCCCATGCAGCGGCAGCGGTGGAGGCCGGATCCGCCTCCGCCGACGGTATTGTCGAGGCGGGGGGCGGGATCTCCGGCCATTGGAGGAGGGGCGGCGAGGGCTTTAGGGTTTCGGTGACGGCGCTTGAGTCGCAGAGAAGCTTTCCCATCGCCTCCTCCTCCCTTTAGGGCTTCTTCTTAACTCccttttctctaattttcttctctcttctcttctttggagagatagagagagaaagagagggagaaagagacaaGAAAGTTTCCGTTATAGCCAAAGGGAGGAAGACGGAGGACACGTGTCGGCTTATTATAGGATGAAGGTGGCGAGGTCGGCTAAGTTGTGCCGCCGGGACACGATAATTACCGGGTATCcgttgggattttttttttttttctttttatcgcACGAGTGGTTGTTGACAGCTGGAGACTTTTGACTGACCGGCTTTTGGTCTGAGTCCCATACAACAACGGTTAGTGAAAAAGGAAATTCCAACATCAGCTTTGAATGAAGACAGGAAATTCTTCACGTAAACAGTACATATGTGCGACGTGTCAACGATTGATTTCGACATGAAATGTGTCGTGTCTATCACTTACAGCTGATCCTCACGAAGGAATAGAATAGGGATTTTCTTAACTTAGGGAATCTTTTGGTTGTAAGGGGAAGCATTGTCAAGATCAGCTGTTCAAAATCAAACAGGATTTTCCTCAAAAATCATTAAGATTTATGCGGTTGGCATACGTCAAATAATTGGGTAGTCCGGTGATTCGAAAAAagcatttatttaaaaaaataattgtaaaaaaaatatttttttattatacttAATTGATAAcaatattattcaaaaaaattaatattaaaaataattattatatttaattaaacataatcttatataaatatatttttcaacataaaatattttttaatattaaaataatattatcatcTCCTATTAATTTTAACTATAATCACATAATCTTTCTCataatattatcttaattttaatttttttataaaattttttattaaataaatttaataaaataataaaataaatttaataattacatatataattttattaaaaatatttttatcaaatataaattaccacaatttgaaaatttatccaatactaattttttataatatttattttatttttttcaaaaaataaataaaaaatttattaattttttattatatttttatttttatattaaatattaaatttattttttcatggacCACAAGAAGTTATTCCCCGTCAAACTATAAAATGACGACGTGTTGATGAATGATATTGCACAACTGAGTGTTTCCTGTTCATAAAGTATAtctgcccaacaaaattggaaGTCTGACCTTGTAACCGCGTGGTTTCCAATGGATGGGATGGGATCCAAGGGAGAAATTCTTATCAACATTCGTGTACTCGGTTTCAACGGTGGGATGGCTCAATAAGAGAGAGATGCGGATAGAGATTCGCGTGGTTTGGTGGGAGAAGACGGCCAGGGGTTGGTGGGGTGGGGGGTTGTTATCGTCCGTTACGTTGGACGTTACGTAGTTGTGATGTCCCGCCTCGCAGGGATTCGCCACGTGGCACCTCGAGAGCGCCGTTGACCCCTATCCCGCTGAGGCATCTTGACCGAGGAACCGTCTATTTCCTACCGGTTACCGGTGGCTGGTTTATTTCGCGGAGAGAGAACATGTGGTGATAGAGGAGCGTGTGTCCCGATGGAACCAATAGGTAGATGACACGTAATCATTACGGCAATACAAAGGATTTTGTTTCCAGAGATCTGTGGACGTGTCAGGATGGTGGCTCGTGGGGAGCTATTTCATGTCACAATACGACCCAGCTTTCTGGACCTGGAAAAAGGGAAAATCTTGAGCACTAGGTTGATGGATTCTTGTATTCAAGTTGGGAATTGGGAAGGAAAGCAGTGAGAAAATGACCGTTCCCAAGCTTAGGTGGTTTCCTTGTGGTCTTTGAAAAATTACGGGAGACGTTTAGTTGGAGAGGATGAGAGtctgaaatcaaaattaaaataaataatttttattttaattatttgatcgaaaaaagttttattttgattttgatttcgatttcagaATAGAATGAGAATgaatcaatctatatagaactcaatctctactctctTCTATGAATTCAATTTTCCATtcaaatttcgatttcgattccggtcacgaaccaaaCATTTTAGAAAATTTGgccatttcaatttcgattccaaATCATTTCCATCTCCATTTCTATTTTGGTTCCGATTACAAACCAAACGCCCCCGCAATATTTTTCTGTGTATGTCCATGTCTACTTCCGGTCTTACCAACTATTGTAACTAGCTTTTACTTCTCGAAAAATATATCATGTTGGTTAGAAAGGCAAATAAGTAGTTTTGTTGCAAAACAGA
Above is a genomic segment from Elaeis guineensis isolate ETL-2024a chromosome 1, EG11, whole genome shotgun sequence containing:
- the LOC105038799 gene encoding uncharacterized protein yields the protein MGKLLCDSSAVTETLKPSPPLLQWPEIPPPASTIPSAEADPASTAAAAWGTVPGLEEQQRRHLEKIHARGVFWRNPQDASTPGTVFRLEHGGEVESDGNCLFTAARRAMGAAAKGMGPRELRQRTVQRFQEDHRSAEGEAREAVDAAIRHLYSPDLKSGWGIHVVQEVKLLARKVDREGMDAAIQELVDLGLRREVAAESIYKERCISVNDGPSWVKYMSISGSQEDEHDIITMQYTEEGLLSVDENWDGHAAAFGDDIAIESLATEFKREVYVVQAHGSDAMVDEDNCVFFLPHRPRGQICGPPIFLFMKGTGWCGAGADHYEPLIASPIPLISQEKAAVVL